tattaaatactaTTAACAGCCATAATCAACCATTAAACACCATTAACAACagaatattttcttctttctctttttaagGTAATAAaatgtttttctatttttttaattaataaataattcaaaaaattaaaaatgatttattcttatattagaaaaaatatttatctcataatGATTCTTTTATTTTCCGAACTTGATCAATTTGTCAGGCACAAACCACAATTTTTATTAACAAAGACTttcaattataatatttaattcgTAAAAGTATGAATTAATCATATCATAAAAAATCACATATTATACCACTAAAAATCTGTAATTGCACTCCTCAAAAATTACCATTACATCTTATTTAGTCTCCGTGTAAGAATTACCTATaccaatcaatcaaatcaaattttctaaaaaaattagtttattgACTAACTCATTATAATACTTAACTTATATATGTCATATGTCGGATAAAAAATCACTTGTAGGGTTTCATGTGAAAATTTATAAGAAACCATAAAGGGGTGTATTCTATCTCAAAACTGAGACACAATTCTATcaacttattattattttactaatGTGATTTGTCATTATCCAATCTATCATGAATTTATTGACCCATTAATAAAAGAATCTCTTCTTTTAatagattaaaataataaatcaaattaCATAGATCATTGTAACATggctcaaaatgctcacaagtgccttaagaatgtcaTGGGAATAgtccgctcatgtaatgcattatccttaattttttggaaaatccgagttcgaaatatcgatcagggggtcaaaaccagtagaaaaatagtctcggtggatttttaggacccgtagatcgaaagatagatttctcaagaaactacACAAACAGAAAGGTCCACGACAAGTCCGTGTCGCGGACCTAGAAGGGTTTTCTGGCCtagttggatttttagtaagggcattttagacttttcccaaattgttagctaatgaacctagacgtttttaagacataattcaactctataaattaacctaaacccctaattctattcactcttctacaattcacctactcaaatatttctctctctacaaaagactctcaagggctccattgaagacttcaagtaaaatcactcaagctctccatcaaaactctcaagttcttccaaattaattggtgctatcacttaaggtatgtgggtattgattcttgaatcctttcatccatgaagctcaatcaatttctcaagtcttctatcaaattaaagtatggtattttatgggttttatgatttCTACTCCTATTgattttgattcaaattatgattatgagtttattttgatataaattgatggttattacattaaattaaagagtttttccatgaattcttctattttgatctctaggattcataataaaaattatgagtattttcaactatacttcctaatgatattatctatatgaattatgtatgggttgatataaagtttatgatcatgcatgtttttaaatcaattacatgatttttaaatcaattgatcatgcattcatgtcttaccctaatttcaagtataagctatgatcatgaatttttaaagtatgaattatgattatgtatttcaataatgatatgtttatgtatgtatgatttgtaatgtggaaggacaatacccgcattgcacttatgttatgaaaattagctactccatgatttcaaacctatgataatgactatgatatatgaaattatgatttctatgctatgtatgtattccatgggatttgacttaggaCCGAATGTAGACTTGTGGTGGGGGCTCAAAATAcgaggtccttatataaagtctcttatcgcATAACTACGTGTCACCGTAGGTACAAAGGTtttagaggcgaatacccaaatctctaagaggtgagtacccgaaatatcaaggcttggaggtgagtacccgagtctaagaactaggggtgagtaccagttcacataaccgcttagtgcatccacttaggcatgtaggagtctaccttggcaagtagtctccccctttcctccaatgtaggggtaacattgggattccatggtatagctcgcatggtcttattgtcggttatggttcctatctcaTATATGTATGCTCCCTTTCATtttctaaatgactaatcctatcttttacttatattatatcttatgatttattatgcattgatccttcttaaagactacttatgatttttactacttctcctatcatgctatttaagaTGGTCATTTGTCCAAACATGTTTTCTATGCGTTGCattgcttacatacttagtacattccaacaaactaatgcatactttttgcctacattgtctcataatttaggggttgaggttgaagatcatattcgtccacgtggctagttaagcttttctatccggcggtgtttgtggtgagtcctcatttatcggggactagtcatcgagttggttattatttcaaagactttttgttatattacatattgagggtgagctagggacatgtcttagcccccgcccatactcatgtgtagaggcatctagttggacaaatgtttcgagtccatgttgtcatgtgacaatcttcatttactattcatggtttagactctagtcttatgatgttttcgcttttactttaccttatgtatgcttatgatatgtacaagaggcttggttagagcccttcaggatttcgatcgccgtgttacgactaggccctaggtcggatcgtaaaaatcataataattatatcaagaTTAGGAATACGAGAGATATTGTTCATTAAAATTTAGAACCTAAACGAATATCTCAATTTGATCTAGTCAATACATACTAAATGTACTAGCAcaagaagttgaaattttaCCATTTccataattaagatcaaattatatttaatcttGTGCTAAAATTATCAAGATGTTTGTCTAACTTCATCTTTGATTGTGAATATTTAATTTACAACTTATGAGAACCGACAATTTTAATCTTCTGTATATGAGTTAAGTAACCACATACACAAAAATAGTAAACTATATATAAGTAATGGGCACACACATTAACACAATGAACTATTCAAATAAAGACATTATTATactaaatttcaaataaatgaATAGTCTTtataagaaattaaataaaatattataacttaATTACATGATTAATATAATGTCCCAACGCCTTTTCCAATTGTAATGTTGCCGTAGTACAATTTGTTCACTTGTATAGTTAAGAGAACCTTTAAATTAACTTTATGAACACGTTTTAAAAATATCCAACCAAATAGAATTCAACACTTTGTGATAAATGATGCCAAATTAAAAGGCTaaatttaactaatattaacCAGGCAATCGGATCTCAAAGACtattatattaatattcacCGATTAAAATTACACCAAGACATTtggtacataaatatgattataCCATAACCCCCTTACAATATTTATTAACTAATATTACAAAAAGTTAATTATTATAGCACCATAGAGAATACACAGACAATAAATTACTacatttaaatttgaatatcTAATAAACCTATGATAATAcctcaaaaacaaaaaacaaaatacCACAATTGATAACAAGTGAGTCATAAGAAGTTTCAACAGACATATAACACCttctgataaataaataaataaaagtgaacTTACAACCTGATTTTGATAAAAATAGATCTTCCTAGAGAATTTAGCTGATGGGCTAAAAATGATAAAAGGTAGCGACTTCAATGATTGTTTGAAGTGGGTAAAAGATCAAGTGATGAAAGTTTTTTAAGTTAAGAAGTTCATATTTTTGATGAGTTAAATTAACGAAATGGGAGATGAGTTCAAAGTATAAAGCGCTTTGTATGCATGCACAAATTCAAAGATATCACTATTTATGTTAGAATAATTCAAGATTGTCTTTATACGTATAAATTGAAACCTAGCTACATGATCTTTATGAACTTTTTTTCTTATACATACTTATAAAAACAAACTAATACGTACGGGTATTATGTCTAGAGagacttttactttttttttatttccttcTATTATATGTTGGTACAATTTAAGAAATCGTCATCGTCATAGATATCCTAAATCATTTTGaacaaaaattgaaaatgaatAATTATATGTAAAACCTGCGTAAGTTAGCGTCataatgattattattattataaggaAGGCTCTTCTGGAGTTCAAGTTTCTTGTCTTTCTTCTTGTTGGTGCTTCTTGATCCACAAATAAGCTTGAATTCAAAACCATACACTTTgccaaaacatgaaaataatcCACCTCCATCTGAGTCATGTCTCCTTCTACGTGATTTCTTTTTATTCTCAACATATTCTTGCACGTGAACTTGATCATCTGAACCCCACGTCAAGCTTTTGGCTCGCATCGATTGGATTTCTTCATCTTTGTCACCTGGTACAGtccaattttcaaatatagaaCTTCCATAATCTATTCCTTCCCCTGTGTGATACAATCCTTTTTTCATATCTTCTGCCACAATTGATGGTATAGGTTGCACCCCTGAGCAAAATGACATAGTTGGTGTCCTTCTCATCTTTTGATTTGGTGATAATAAATCAGAATTGCTATTAGACATTATTCGTTTACTATGTAAACGTAGTAACATTCCCCTCTTTTGACTTTTCTTCATCTCCTCATGAGTCTCCGGTACGTAATTGTTGTTCTTGATAATTTCTTCTTCATATAGCGTGTCATGTCCTTTAGAAATAATCGAGGTGTTTTCAAGCTTTTCATCATGACTAGtgtttttttcatcttttgatgATGAACATATAGAggtgctcaattcacttccATAAGGGAGGATTTCTGCGGTGCTAGTGTCAATCAATTGAACACTAACATGAAGGAGCCCTTGTAAATGACCACTTGAACGACGAATATGAAGCACAGTAGATCTCATGGTTGGATTATTGGATGAAAGAGGAGGGAAAAAACTATTTATCATAAGGTGTGTTGTGCCAATGGGAAGATCACGTAGCCATGCAACGTTGTAGATCTCAAACATGATAGAAGCCGCTTCTGAATTAAGAAACTTGTCATCCACACGAAAAACCATCTTGTAATTCCATGTAGGATTTGTTTTGCCTTGATGATCCACCCTAGTTGTTAATCTATGGTCAGGATGTATATATGCAACTGCAAAGGTGCGTAACATTTTTGACACGGGAGGAAGGTcttgggcagaaatcacattgatCTCTAAGATCTTGAAAGGGGGTTGAATGAACATTTTGGCTAGAATTCAACAATCTCGTCGTTGTCTTTAAATTAAAGGACGCCGAAGATATAAATGAAGAAGGAGAATGAGAATGCATAATAATTTAGCAGTCCGATTGTAATTACCTTAAGCAAAGGGGATTTACCCTATTATGTTACTAGTTGAAATTGGGAAGGGTGGAGAGACATTTGTTTGTAAGGTTGTtgttttcatgatttttgtGCCTCAAGTTTCTGATAGGTATACTAAGCACACGTGTGGTAACTCCGACTTATTTTGGtgaaaaagaatatatataaaaacttggttactttcatttttttccctatcttttcttaattcctattaccttttacttgtcaaaaattttctaatttgattttcctttttatttgtcaagtttgacaaatcaaaaaagtacaattttttttacctattataccctcaatttattgaCAGAGTTAATATCTTTtggtatcaaaatattttgaaatttggatTATGACTTTAGTGAttaataagggtaaaatggtaaattcGCCATAGAAATAGTTGATTTCTTAATaggtgtgtcaagtcaaaaattAACAAGTAAAAGGAAACAGGGGGAGTAGTAATTTTTCCGTTTACgtttctgtcacgacccgacctagggtctAGTCGTAACACAGCGATCGAAACATCGAAGagctccaactaagcctcttgtacatatcataagcatacataaggtaaagtacaagCGGAAAACATcgtaagagagtctaaactatgaatagtaagtgaagaatgtcacatgacaacatggactcaaaacatttgtccaactagatgccttacacatgagtatgggcggggactaagacaagtccctagctcaccctcaatatgaaacataacaaaaaatctttaaaacaataaccaactcgatgactagtccccgataaatgaagactcaccacaaacaccgccggataaaaaagcttaactagccacgtggacgaatatgatcttcaacctcaacccctaaattatgagacaatgtaggcaaaaagtatgcattagtacgttgaaatgtattaagtatgtaggcaatgcaatgcatagaaaaccatgttcgtacaaatgaccattttaaatagcatgataagagaagtagtaaaaaaatcataagtagtctttaagaagaatcaatgcataataaaccataagagtgtcatataaagtaaaagataggattagtcatttagaacATAAAAATGACCATATATAtctgggataggaaccataaccgacgataagaccatgcgagctataacatggaatcccattgtctccccatactatgaagaaaaaggggaatctacttgccaaattagactctaccccactaagGGGGTCATGcatgtgctatatgtgaatccactagctaggccatgaaggcaatcctacggtgtCACATAGTTAtaagacaagagactttatataaggatcccgtatttcgagcccccacctcaagtccacatttggtgctaagtcaaatcccacagaatacatatatagcatagaaatcataatttcatatatcatagtaatGATCATAGGTTGGAAATtatggagtagctcattttcataacatacttgtaatgtgagaatttttctttcatcattacaatcatacttacatagacataattcatacttggtgattcatgatcatagcttatacttgaaattagggtaagacatgaatgcatgatcaattgacttgaaaatcatgaaattaacttgaaaacatgcatgatcataaactttatatcagacCATagataattcataaagataatatcgtTTGGAAGTATagttgaaaatactcatattttacatcatgaaccctagaaatcaaaataggagaattcatggaaaaactcttcaatttaatgagataaccatcaatttatatcaaaatagactcatgatcatactttaaatcataattcatgcaataggaatagagatcttaaaacccataaaataccatcctttaattttatagaaaatcctaagaaattgattggtcttcatggatgaaagaatccatgaatcaatacccacataccttaagtgaaaacaccaattaatttggaagaacttgagagttttgatggggagcttgagtgaatttacttgaaatctacaatggagtccttgagagtcttttgtagagagagaaatagtTCGGTAGGTGAATTGtggaagaatgaatagaattagaggtttgagtttatttatagagttaaattaggttctaaaaacgtctagattcattaactaacaatttgaGAAAAGTATAAAACGCCCTTACAAAAAATCCAACTCGGCCGAAAAACtcttcccaggtccgcgatgcggactttgCGCGGACCTTTCTGTTTTGTGtagtttcttgaaaaatctatctttcgatctacgggttctaaaaatccaccgagactactctcctacaggttttgaccccctgatcgatattccaaacttaGATTtcccaaaaagattaaggataatgcattacatgagcacCCTATTCCTAAggtattcttaaggcacttgtgaacattttgagggatgttataGTTTGATTGTTCTAGGGCGAAGGGACAATAAAGCATAACACCGATGTGCATGAACATGAGTTTGGTGTAAACTTTAGGGGTAAATATTTAACCAAAAACTTAATCTGCTTTGGTGTTATCAAATTAATGAATGCAAAAATTATAGTGAAATTCTCACTTGATTTTAACTACTAAGATTTAAATTACGTTATTTGATAGattgatataattatttcattaataaatatttagttaatCTTACCTTTTTTATGAATCAATTCGGACCACTATTTCCAAATGGTCGGAACAGAAGAAGATTCTGGCAACCTAGCACTGTTTGGGAAAAAAGGATGGCACGGAGGGAGTGTCGGATCACTTTTAGCAGGGC
This Solanum dulcamara chromosome 1, daSolDulc1.2, whole genome shotgun sequence DNA region includes the following protein-coding sequences:
- the LOC129892786 gene encoding uncharacterized protein LOC129892786, whose translation is MFIQPPFKILEINVISAQDLPPVSKMLRTFAVAYIHPDHRLTTRVDHQGKTNPTWNYKMVFRVDDKFLNSEAASIMFEIYNVAWLRDLPIGTTHLMINSFFPPLSSNNPTMRSTVLHIRRSSGHLQGLLHVSVQLIDTSTAEILPYGSELSTSICSSSKDEKNTSHDEKLENTSIISKGHDTLYEEEIIKNNNYVPETHEEMKKSQKRGMLLRLHSKRIMSNSNSDLLSPNQKMRRTPTMSFCSGVQPIPSIVAEDMKKGLYHTGEGIDYGSSIFENWTVPGDKDEEIQSMRAKSLTWGSDDQVHVQEYVENKKKSRRRRHDSDGGGLFSCFGKVYGFEFKLICGSRSTNKKKDKKLELQKSLPYNNNNHYDANLRRFYI